A region from the Leptolyngbya iicbica LK genome encodes:
- a CDS encoding DMT family transporter, whose amino-acid sequence MPVIGLELLFVLLWSSGFIGAKYGLPYAGPFTLLLIRYAIVAGLLGCWLCIRGDFQFASRAAIARAALIGVLAHAVWLSAALGGIALGVSPWIVALITALQPMLTSVLSGPVLGEKILPVQWWGTCIGLVGVVMVVITKLEGSAGVSPWGYVLPFVAAASMTVSTLYQRHLNGNQAVRLRIVNSLFVQATTSVIFLLPLAVLIEDVQVQWTGQFMFALAWLVIMLSIGSYGLLLKLLEHRTAARVASLMYLTPPTTLVLGSLLFGDSITWIDGLGLVIAAIGVSLVYQSTINLKRRNPRADPKRYLSMKP is encoded by the coding sequence ATGCCGGTGATCGGACTTGAGCTACTGTTTGTGCTGCTATGGAGTTCTGGCTTCATTGGCGCCAAGTATGGGTTGCCCTATGCGGGGCCATTCACGCTGTTATTGATTCGATATGCCATTGTGGCGGGATTGTTGGGCTGCTGGTTGTGTATACGCGGCGATTTTCAATTTGCTAGTCGGGCGGCGATCGCTCGCGCCGCCCTGATTGGCGTCCTCGCCCATGCTGTGTGGCTGAGTGCTGCGCTAGGGGGCATTGCATTGGGTGTTTCTCCGTGGATTGTGGCGCTGATTACGGCGCTACAGCCGATGTTGACCAGCGTATTATCCGGCCCAGTGTTGGGAGAAAAGATTTTGCCCGTGCAGTGGTGGGGTACCTGTATTGGACTTGTTGGCGTGGTAATGGTCGTGATTACCAAACTAGAGGGTAGTGCTGGCGTATCGCCCTGGGGGTATGTATTGCCCTTTGTAGCGGCGGCCAGTATGACCGTATCGACGCTGTATCAACGCCATCTCAACGGTAACCAAGCCGTGCGGTTACGGATTGTCAATAGTTTATTTGTGCAAGCGACGACCAGTGTGATCTTCCTCTTGCCCCTGGCCGTGCTGATTGAAGACGTGCAGGTGCAGTGGACGGGGCAGTTCATGTTTGCGTTAGCGTGGCTGGTCATCATGTTGTCGATTGGCTCCTATGGGCTGCTGCTAAAACTGCTGGAGCATCGCACCGCTGCCCGTGTCGCGAGCCTGATGTATCTGACTCCGCCGACCACACTGGTACTCGGCTCACTACTCTTTGGCGACAGCATTACGTGGATTGACGGGTTGGGTTTGGTCATTGCCGCGATCGGGGTGTCGCTGGTGTATCAAAGCACGATCAATCTTAAGCGGCGGAATCCCAGGGCTGACCCCAAACGTTATCTCAGCATGAAGCCGTAG
- a CDS encoding aromatic ring-hydroxylating oxygenase subunit alpha: MTQENIAVYPPDLTLIECPEPTQESNDVEVIHLDDYRQTGLPAAAYTSAHYLQRERETVFSHYWVFVGLASDVPNPGDVLPAEVAGMPIALVRDRAGTLRAFHNICSHRGLQLVNAPCNVQGNLRCPYHSWTYKLDGQLKSTPHFGGYYQDSYDGFDRTAKGLKPIRCEQWLDLVFVNIAGDAPPLEEYLQPVIERWATYDLQQLRREPREVGLTCKANWKLAIENFSESYHLTWVHPALNSCSRMEDHFRFEVGDIHVGQGSLLYKSGVIEGRSLPTFANLEAHHKDTVAEYVTVFPNLMLGVHPDYFLVFSVNPLSHDTTRERMSFYFVGDAAMTPENQALRHLPIDLWQDTNDEDIEMIERLQQGRYSPRFDGGCFSPELEQAVYRFQQMVAQAIGE; the protein is encoded by the coding sequence ATGACGCAGGAAAATATTGCAGTTTATCCCCCTGATTTGACTCTGATTGAGTGTCCTGAGCCCACTCAGGAATCAAATGATGTGGAAGTGATCCACTTAGATGATTATCGCCAGACGGGTTTGCCTGCCGCCGCGTATACCAGTGCCCACTATTTGCAGCGAGAGCGCGAGACTGTGTTCAGTCACTATTGGGTCTTTGTGGGGTTGGCTTCAGATGTGCCTAATCCTGGGGATGTGCTGCCTGCGGAAGTGGCAGGGATGCCGATCGCCTTGGTGCGCGATCGCGCGGGCACGCTCCGTGCCTTTCACAACATTTGTAGCCATCGGGGCTTGCAGTTGGTGAATGCCCCATGCAATGTGCAGGGCAATCTTCGCTGTCCGTATCACTCTTGGACTTACAAGCTAGATGGCCAATTGAAAAGCACCCCCCACTTTGGGGGTTACTACCAGGACAGTTACGACGGCTTTGACCGCACGGCCAAAGGGCTCAAGCCGATTCGCTGTGAGCAATGGCTCGATTTAGTATTTGTGAATATTGCGGGGGATGCGCCTCCGCTGGAGGAATATTTGCAGCCGGTGATCGAGCGCTGGGCCACCTATGACCTCCAGCAGTTACGCCGCGAGCCTCGCGAGGTCGGTCTGACCTGCAAAGCCAATTGGAAGCTCGCGATCGAAAACTTTTCTGAAAGCTATCACCTGACCTGGGTGCATCCAGCGCTGAACAGTTGCTCACGCATGGAAGATCATTTTCGCTTTGAGGTGGGCGACATCCATGTGGGTCAGGGCAGTCTGCTATACAAGAGCGGCGTGATCGAGGGGCGATCGCTCCCCACCTTCGCCAACTTAGAAGCACACCATAAAGACACCGTCGCCGAATATGTCACCGTCTTTCCCAACCTGATGCTGGGCGTCCACCCCGACTATTTCCTGGTGTTTTCGGTGAATCCCCTCAGTCATGACACCACCCGAGAGCGCATGAGCTTTTATTTTGTCGGTGATGCGGCAATGACGCCGGAAAATCAGGCGCTGCGCCACCTGCCCATCGACCTTTGGCAAGACACCAACGACGAAGACATTGAGATGATCGAGCGCCTGCAGCAGGGTCGCTACTCCCCCCGCTTTGATGGCGGCTGTTTTTCCCCAGAGTTAGAGCAAGCGGTCTATCGCTTTCAGCAAATGGTCGCTCAGGCGATCGGCGAATAA
- a CDS encoding bestrophin family protein: MRSPLPTPSLSLFKHRPWFRVLFRWRGSVVPAVLPRSLICAGFGLFITYLYQAGFSVSFSSLGNIVPSIVLGLLLVFRTNTAYERFWEGRKLWGQLVNTNRNLARQIWVAVQENTASDCDAKVHHLHLLVAFARAMKHHLRCEPLDEKFAAVVSTEEFAKLQTMQHPPLEIAFWIADYLQASFNQGRLNAYQLTTLHHQVDTLVDVLGGCERILKTPIPLAYVIHLKQLLLLYCLALPFQMVSVLEWWTAIAVGIISFAVFGIEQIGIEIENPFGHDPNDLPLDSICDTMQRNIEDLITLKPDNCRWHEPDAATTTSSAPV, translated from the coding sequence TTGCGATCGCCCTTGCCTACCCCTAGCTTGAGCTTGTTCAAACATCGCCCCTGGTTTCGGGTGTTGTTTCGTTGGCGGGGGTCGGTGGTGCCCGCAGTGCTGCCGCGATCGCTGATCTGTGCAGGCTTTGGGCTATTCATCACCTACCTCTATCAAGCCGGTTTCTCGGTTTCGTTTAGCAGTTTGGGCAACATTGTGCCCAGCATTGTGTTGGGTTTGCTCTTGGTGTTTCGCACCAATACGGCCTATGAGCGCTTTTGGGAAGGGCGCAAACTGTGGGGCCAACTCGTCAATACCAATCGCAATTTGGCCCGGCAGATTTGGGTGGCAGTGCAAGAAAATACGGCCAGTGACTGTGATGCTAAGGTCCATCATTTACATCTGCTGGTAGCATTTGCGAGAGCTATGAAGCATCATCTCCGCTGTGAGCCGTTGGATGAGAAATTTGCCGCAGTGGTCAGTACAGAGGAATTTGCCAAGTTGCAAACCATGCAGCACCCGCCCTTGGAGATTGCCTTCTGGATTGCGGACTATTTGCAAGCATCGTTTAATCAGGGGCGGCTGAATGCCTACCAATTAACGACTTTGCATCATCAAGTCGATACCTTAGTGGATGTGTTGGGGGGATGCGAACGGATTTTGAAGACGCCGATTCCGCTGGCCTATGTCATTCACCTGAAGCAGTTATTGCTGCTGTATTGTTTGGCCTTGCCCTTTCAAATGGTGAGTGTGCTGGAATGGTGGACCGCGATCGCGGTTGGCATCATTAGCTTTGCCGTCTTTGGCATTGAACAAATCGGCATTGAAATCGAAAATCCCTTCGGACACGATCCTAATGACCTGCCCCTCGATAGCATTTGCGACACGATGCAGCGCAATATTGAAGATCTGATCACGCTAAAGCCCGACAACTGCCGTTGGCACGAGCCCGACGCAGCCACAACGACCTCTTCTGCTCCGGTTTAG
- the rcbX gene encoding RuBisCO chaperone RbcX — MDLKKSAKDAAQVLTSYLTFQAVKTVLNQLRETNPAHAYWLNSFSTKEALQDGEAYLRDLLQERPEFAIRIMTVRQAIAEEICEFLPEMVLTGIQQANMEYRRQHLERITQLGSVQHAADEEVDLPQESAADPETTSE; from the coding sequence ATGGACCTCAAGAAGTCAGCTAAAGACGCCGCCCAGGTGCTCACTAGCTATCTGACGTTTCAAGCTGTGAAAACAGTACTGAATCAGCTGAGGGAAACCAACCCAGCCCACGCCTATTGGCTCAACTCGTTTTCCACCAAAGAGGCATTGCAAGATGGGGAAGCTTATCTGCGTGACCTCTTGCAGGAAAGGCCGGAATTTGCCATCCGAATCATGACCGTGCGGCAAGCAATTGCCGAAGAGATCTGCGAGTTCTTGCCGGAAATGGTTTTGACTGGCATTCAGCAAGCCAATATGGAATACCGTCGTCAGCATTTAGAGCGCATTACTCAGCTTGGTTCGGTGCAGCACGCAGCCGATGAGGAAGTTGATCTGCCTCAAGAATCGGCAGCTGACCCTGAAACGACTTCTGAATAG
- a CDS encoding L-serine ammonia-lyase: protein MSTSVFDIFKIGIGPSSSHTVGPMKAAQQFAQGLAADGLLHQVRRIQIDLHGSLGATGRGHGSDRAVLLGLEGESPESVNTDMVEGYLYRVRETGSLWLLRQNAVPFNDKTDLNFHWKPLPFHPNGMVFTVFDSLGAMLRSRTYYSIGGGFVVDENAASIDRLLLHRSPVPYPFTTAAQLLDYCQQDNIAISELMLQNELVWRSEADIRAELLRIWRVMQDCVSRGCHTEGTLPGGLKVKRRAADLYRHLKERSDFSLADPLTIMDWVNVYAMAVNEENAAGGRIVTAPTNGAAGIIPAVLHYYHRFCHSACEDGIVRFLLTAGAIAILYKENASISGADVGCQGEVGVACSMAAGALAEVLGGTPAQVENAAEIGMEHNLGLTCDPVGGLVQVPCIERNAMASIKAINAARMALKGNGEHCVHLDKVIKTMRDTGRDMHEKYKETSRGGLALNVATVNVIEC from the coding sequence ATGTCCACCAGCGTTTTCGACATCTTCAAAATCGGCATCGGCCCCTCCAGCTCCCACACCGTCGGCCCCATGAAGGCAGCGCAGCAATTTGCCCAAGGACTGGCCGCTGATGGACTGCTGCATCAGGTGCGGCGCATCCAGATCGACCTGCACGGCTCACTAGGGGCCACAGGCCGGGGACACGGCAGCGATCGCGCCGTTCTGCTAGGGCTCGAAGGCGAATCGCCCGAATCCGTCAACACCGACATGGTGGAGGGGTATCTGTACCGGGTGCGCGAGACAGGTTCACTCTGGCTGCTGCGCCAAAATGCGGTGCCGTTTAACGATAAAACCGACCTCAATTTTCACTGGAAGCCGTTGCCCTTTCACCCTAACGGCATGGTGTTCACCGTCTTCGACAGTTTGGGAGCGATGTTGCGATCTCGCACCTACTATTCCATCGGCGGCGGTTTCGTGGTGGATGAAAATGCCGCCAGCATCGATCGCCTGCTGCTGCACCGATCGCCCGTCCCCTATCCCTTCACCACGGCGGCCCAACTGCTGGACTACTGCCAGCAAGACAACATCGCCATCAGCGAATTGATGCTGCAAAACGAATTGGTGTGGCGATCGGAAGCCGACATTCGGGCGGAATTGTTGAGGATCTGGCGCGTCATGCAGGATTGCGTCTCGCGGGGCTGCCACACCGAGGGCACCCTGCCCGGCGGCTTGAAGGTGAAGCGGCGAGCGGCTGATTTGTATCGCCATTTGAAAGAGCGATCGGACTTCTCCCTCGCCGATCCCCTCACCATCATGGACTGGGTGAATGTGTACGCCATGGCCGTGAATGAGGAGAATGCGGCGGGCGGACGCATCGTGACGGCTCCCACTAACGGGGCGGCAGGCATCATTCCGGCGGTGCTGCACTACTACCATCGCTTTTGCCACAGCGCTTGTGAGGATGGCATTGTGCGGTTTTTGCTGACGGCGGGGGCGATCGCGATTCTCTACAAAGAAAATGCTTCCATCTCTGGCGCGGATGTGGGCTGTCAGGGTGAGGTGGGCGTCGCTTGCTCTATGGCAGCCGGAGCCCTGGCGGAAGTCCTCGGCGGCACCCCGGCCCAAGTCGAGAACGCCGCCGAAATCGGCATGGAGCACAACCTTGGCCTGACCTGCGATCCGGTCGGCGGCTTAGTCCAGGTGCCCTGCATTGAGCGCAATGCTATGGCCTCCATCAAAGCGATCAACGCGGCCCGCATGGCGCTGAAAGGCAACGGTGAGCACTGCGTCCACCTCGACAAAGTGATCAAAACCATGCGCGACACCGGCCGCGACATGCACGAAAAGTATAAGGAAACCTCACGCGGCGGCCTTGCCCTCAACGTCGCCACAGTCAATGTGATCGAGTGTTAG
- a CDS encoding form I ribulose bisphosphate carboxylase large subunit translates to MSYSQTTTQSKAGYSAGVKDYKLTYYTPDYTPKDTDILAAFRMTPQPGVPPEECAAAVAAESSTGTWTTVWTDLLTDMDRYKGRCYDIEPVPGEDNQYICYVAYPLDLFEEGSVTNLLTSLVGNVFGFKALRALRLEDLRIPVAYLKTFQGPPHGIQVERDRLNKYGRPLLGCTIKPKLGLSAKNYGRAVYECLRGGLDFTKDDENINSQPFQRWRDRFLFVADAIHKSQAETGEIKGHYLNVTAGTCEEMLKRAEYAKELEMPIVMHDFLTGGFTANTTLAHWCRDNGMLLHIHRAMHAVIDRQKNHGIHFRVLAKCLRMSGGDHIHTGTVVGKLEGDRAGTLGFVDLLRENYVEQDKSRGVYFTQDWASMGGVMAVASGGIHVWHMPALVEIFGDDSVLQFGGGTLGHPWGNAPGATANRVALEACVQARNEGRNLAREGGDIIREACKWSPELAAACELWKEIKFEFDTVDTL, encoded by the coding sequence ATGTCTTACTCACAGACGACGACTCAGTCAAAAGCTGGTTATAGCGCCGGGGTTAAGGACTATAAGCTGACTTATTACACCCCCGATTACACCCCCAAAGATACGGACATCTTGGCCGCGTTCCGGATGACGCCGCAGCCGGGTGTACCCCCCGAAGAATGCGCCGCAGCGGTTGCCGCAGAATCTTCCACCGGTACCTGGACGACCGTGTGGACGGACTTGCTGACCGATATGGATCGCTACAAGGGCCGTTGCTACGACATCGAGCCCGTTCCCGGCGAAGATAATCAATATATTTGCTACGTGGCCTATCCTCTCGATCTGTTTGAGGAAGGTTCCGTCACCAACTTGCTGACCTCCTTGGTGGGTAACGTGTTTGGTTTTAAAGCGCTGCGGGCACTGCGTCTAGAAGACTTGCGCATTCCCGTCGCTTACTTGAAGACCTTCCAGGGTCCGCCCCACGGCATTCAGGTTGAGCGCGATCGCTTGAACAAGTATGGTCGTCCGCTGCTTGGCTGTACTATTAAGCCCAAGTTGGGTCTGTCGGCCAAGAACTATGGTCGGGCCGTTTACGAATGTCTCCGGGGTGGTCTCGACTTCACCAAAGACGACGAAAACATCAACTCTCAGCCCTTCCAGCGCTGGCGCGATCGCTTCCTGTTTGTGGCTGATGCCATCCACAAGTCCCAAGCAGAAACCGGCGAAATCAAAGGTCACTATTTGAACGTGACCGCTGGCACCTGCGAAGAAATGCTGAAGCGGGCCGAGTACGCGAAAGAACTCGAAATGCCCATCGTCATGCATGACTTCTTGACGGGTGGTTTCACCGCTAACACTACGTTGGCTCACTGGTGTCGCGACAATGGCATGTTGCTGCACATTCACCGTGCCATGCACGCGGTCATCGACCGTCAAAAGAACCACGGTATCCACTTCCGTGTCTTGGCTAAGTGCTTGCGGATGTCTGGTGGTGACCACATCCACACTGGTACCGTTGTGGGTAAGTTGGAAGGCGATCGCGCGGGTACTCTGGGCTTCGTTGACCTGCTCCGCGAAAACTACGTTGAGCAAGACAAGTCTCGCGGCGTTTACTTCACCCAAGATTGGGCGTCCATGGGTGGCGTGATGGCTGTGGCCTCCGGTGGTATTCACGTTTGGCACATGCCTGCCCTGGTGGAAATCTTCGGCGACGACTCCGTCCTTCAGTTTGGTGGGGGTACCTTGGGTCACCCCTGGGGTAACGCCCCCGGTGCAACCGCCAACCGTGTGGCACTGGAAGCTTGTGTCCAGGCTCGTAACGAAGGCCGCAACTTGGCTCGCGAAGGTGGCGACATCATCCGCGAAGCTTGTAAGTGGTCTCCCGAACTGGCTGCTGCCTGCGAACTGTGGAAGGAAATCAAGTTTGAGTTCGACACCGTTGACACTCTCTAA
- a CDS encoding ribulose bisphosphate carboxylase small subunit, translating to MKTLPKERRYETLSYLPPLTDAQIERQIAYILKMGYFPAVEFNETSDPEVYYWTMWKLPMFNASSTQEVLSEVQACRSEYPDCYIRVVGFDNVKQCQITSFIVHKPGASSYRY from the coding sequence ATGAAAACTCTGCCTAAAGAGCGTCGTTACGAAACCCTTTCTTACTTGCCACCTTTGACTGATGCTCAGATCGAGCGTCAGATTGCCTACATCCTCAAGATGGGCTATTTCCCTGCGGTTGAGTTCAACGAGACCTCTGATCCTGAGGTTTATTACTGGACCATGTGGAAGCTGCCGATGTTCAACGCTTCCAGCACTCAAGAGGTCTTGAGCGAAGTGCAAGCTTGCCGCTCTGAGTACCCCGACTGCTACATTCGCGTCGTCGGCTTCGACAACGTGAAGCAGTGTCAAATCACCAGCTTTATCGTGCATAAGCCCGGTGCGAGCAGCTATCGCTACTAA
- a CDS encoding BCCT family transporter, whose translation MTTPSNGHRRHDEHPFVMPDHAPTRHLTRRPGDRNFTAKGFDFHPEVFLVSGGLILLFVVFTLLFQEPAETAFGAVQSFISGALGWFMILAVTAFLLFTFILAFTKLGKVRLGGPDAKPEFPTFAWISMLISAGMGTGLMFWSVAEPIYHFQDPPVVVGAIEPNTADAARQAMGITFFHWGLHAWGIYALVGLSLAFFAFNWGLPLTIRSVFYPLLGEKIYGWQGNVIDILAVASTLFGLATSLGFGVQQANAGFNFLFGLEISTPVQVALIFIITGFATASVVSGLGNGVRRLSELNMVLAALLLTFVVLVGPTIFILNTFVQTTGYYLASLPTMSFWTETFNDNGWQNGWTVFYWGWWVSWSPFVGIFIARISRGRTVREFILGVLLLPTALTFLWMSAFGGTALSLELTEGATGIISSAVSENVATALFVMLQQLPLTGITSFVGIILVVVFFVTSSDSGSLVVDSLTSGGKLESPVPQRVFWAVIEGVVAAALLLGGGLSALQTAAISAGLPFAVILLVMCFSIYKGLSYEHDVIHVKNALQKSEAAEAAESAAVR comes from the coding sequence ATGACGACTCCAAGTAATGGTCATAGGAGGCATGATGAGCATCCCTTTGTGATGCCAGATCATGCCCCCACACGCCACCTCACTCGCCGTCCTGGCGATCGCAATTTCACCGCCAAAGGGTTTGACTTTCACCCTGAGGTCTTCCTGGTTTCAGGTGGGCTAATTTTGCTCTTCGTCGTGTTTACGCTGCTGTTTCAAGAACCGGCAGAGACAGCATTTGGGGCAGTCCAGAGTTTCATTTCTGGGGCTTTAGGCTGGTTCATGATTTTGGCTGTAACGGCATTCTTGCTGTTCACCTTCATCCTTGCCTTCACCAAGTTAGGCAAGGTCCGGCTTGGGGGCCCCGATGCCAAACCGGAGTTTCCGACCTTCGCCTGGATTTCTATGCTCATCAGCGCGGGTATGGGCACCGGCCTCATGTTTTGGAGCGTTGCAGAGCCGATTTATCACTTTCAAGACCCGCCAGTCGTTGTGGGCGCGATCGAGCCCAACACCGCTGATGCGGCTCGACAGGCCATGGGGATTACTTTCTTCCATTGGGGCCTCCATGCTTGGGGTATCTACGCTTTGGTCGGGCTGTCCCTCGCCTTTTTTGCCTTTAATTGGGGCCTTCCCTTAACGATCCGTTCCGTCTTTTATCCACTCCTGGGTGAAAAGATTTACGGCTGGCAGGGCAACGTCATCGATATCCTTGCCGTGGCCTCAACGCTGTTCGGTCTGGCAACGTCCCTGGGTTTCGGCGTTCAGCAAGCCAATGCTGGCTTCAACTTTTTGTTTGGCTTAGAGATCAGTACCCCCGTTCAAGTGGCGCTGATTTTCATCATTACGGGTTTTGCCACAGCTTCAGTCGTGTCTGGCTTGGGCAATGGGGTCCGTCGCCTGAGTGAGTTGAACATGGTTTTGGCAGCGCTGCTATTGACGTTTGTTGTGTTAGTAGGGCCAACCATCTTTATCCTCAACACCTTTGTGCAGACGACTGGCTATTATCTAGCCTCCCTGCCGACCATGAGCTTCTGGACGGAAACGTTTAACGATAACGGCTGGCAGAACGGTTGGACAGTGTTTTACTGGGGTTGGTGGGTTTCCTGGTCGCCGTTTGTGGGCATCTTTATTGCGCGCATCTCTCGGGGCCGCACCGTCCGCGAATTCATCCTCGGTGTGCTGCTGCTACCAACCGCCCTGACTTTCTTGTGGATGTCGGCATTTGGTGGCACGGCCTTGAGCCTCGAACTAACCGAAGGCGCGACTGGCATCATCAGTTCAGCGGTTTCTGAAAATGTGGCTACGGCGCTATTCGTGATGCTGCAACAGCTGCCCTTAACCGGGATTACCTCTTTTGTTGGCATCATCCTGGTGGTCGTATTTTTCGTCACCTCCTCCGACTCAGGCTCGCTAGTGGTCGACAGTCTCACCTCGGGTGGCAAGTTGGAGTCGCCGGTGCCTCAGCGGGTTTTTTGGGCGGTGATTGAGGGGGTTGTGGCCGCTGCATTGTTGCTGGGGGGTGGTTTATCTGCTCTGCAAACGGCGGCCATTAGTGCGGGGTTGCCCTTTGCGGTGATTCTGCTAGTGATGTGCTTCAGCATCTACAAAGGTCTCAGCTACGAGCATGATGTCATTCATGTGAAAAATGCCTTGCAAAAATCTGAGGCTGCTGAAGCTGCCGAAAGCGCGGCTGTTCGCTAG
- a CDS encoding GcvT family protein — protein sequence MKSHATLVVIGAGIVGCSTTYHLAKQGWKNIVVVEQGPLFATGGSTSHAPGLVFQTNASKTMTKLAQYTVELYSQLSTDEGPAFYPVGGIEVAYTEERMAELKRKLGWAKAWGVDDAMLLTPEEVKAKVPLIDATKILGAYYVPSDGIAKALRASEALANDAIAAGAADFYGNTTVIDIEVVNGQVKAVVTDQGRIETDKVLVCAGIWGPRIGRMVGEVIPLTPVQHQYVKTAPIPELAGETEEVNFPMVRHQDHAIYFRQHGDCWGIGSYQHEPLLVDPDNILPYAEAPVMPSVNPFTEEHFGPAWESTTELFPALKGAELTYKINGMFSFTPDSGSVIGESTQAKGFWVAEAVWVTHGGGVGKIVAELMTTGVPSLDIHEMDIHRFPEVCKSSDFITRAGAQQYDEVYDIIHPLDQQLHSRELRVSPFHPRLQELGAQFIFSAGWERPQWFKSNIALLEAYDVPPRHGWEAKHWSPIQGAEHLATREKVAMYDLTPFAKFEVTGPGVVAYLQSLCANDVDKPIGKVIYTAMLDENGGIMCDLTVSRLGEEKYWVVTGGSVHGHDLAWMQAHLPTDGSVRIIDVSSSYCCVGLWGPKAPAVLQAVTQTDVSKPQFKFFTNQQLRIGNIPVLASRVSYVGEEGWEIYAPTECGLKLWDTLWAAGQEHGIIAAGLAAFETLRLEKGFLLWGTDIHTEYDPYEAGLGFAVKPNKGDFIGKEALLQRKEYASRKLCFLTLDDPTAVVMGKEPAIADGKVLGYANSAGYGYSLGRCVVYAYLPLGYAQPGTKVSVEYFGQSFAATVVDKLL from the coding sequence ATGAAATCCCACGCCACCCTCGTCGTTATCGGTGCTGGCATCGTTGGCTGTAGCACCACCTACCACCTCGCCAAACAAGGCTGGAAAAATATCGTCGTCGTCGAACAAGGCCCTCTCTTTGCCACGGGCGGCTCTACCTCCCACGCCCCTGGTCTGGTCTTCCAAACCAACGCCTCCAAGACCATGACCAAGCTGGCCCAGTACACCGTCGAACTGTACAGCCAACTCAGCACCGATGAAGGCCCTGCCTTTTATCCCGTCGGTGGCATCGAAGTCGCCTACACCGAAGAGCGCATGGCAGAACTCAAGCGGAAGCTAGGCTGGGCCAAAGCCTGGGGCGTTGACGACGCGATGCTGCTCACGCCGGAGGAAGTCAAAGCCAAGGTTCCCCTGATCGACGCCACCAAAATCCTCGGGGCCTACTACGTGCCCTCTGACGGCATTGCCAAAGCCCTGCGCGCCTCTGAAGCCCTAGCCAATGATGCGATCGCAGCAGGCGCAGCGGACTTTTACGGCAACACCACGGTGATAGATATTGAGGTGGTTAATGGACAGGTCAAGGCTGTCGTCACCGACCAAGGCCGCATCGAAACCGACAAAGTGCTGGTCTGTGCGGGCATTTGGGGACCACGCATTGGCCGCATGGTGGGTGAAGTCATCCCCCTCACTCCGGTGCAGCACCAGTATGTCAAAACCGCGCCGATTCCTGAACTGGCGGGGGAAACCGAGGAAGTCAACTTCCCCATGGTGCGTCATCAGGATCACGCCATTTACTTCCGCCAGCATGGTGATTGCTGGGGCATCGGCTCCTACCAACACGAACCGCTGTTGGTCGATCCAGACAACATTCTGCCCTACGCCGAAGCGCCTGTCATGCCCTCAGTCAACCCCTTTACTGAAGAGCACTTCGGCCCGGCTTGGGAGTCCACCACCGAACTCTTCCCCGCCCTTAAGGGGGCTGAACTGACCTACAAAATCAACGGTATGTTCTCCTTCACGCCGGACAGCGGTTCCGTCATTGGGGAATCTACCCAAGCGAAAGGCTTTTGGGTCGCGGAGGCGGTGTGGGTCACCCACGGGGGCGGCGTGGGCAAAATCGTCGCGGAACTCATGACCACGGGCGTGCCCAGCCTCGACATTCACGAGATGGATATTCACCGCTTCCCCGAAGTATGCAAGAGTAGCGACTTCATCACCCGCGCCGGAGCCCAGCAGTACGACGAGGTCTACGACATCATTCACCCGCTGGATCAGCAACTCCACTCGCGGGAATTACGGGTCAGCCCGTTTCACCCCCGTTTGCAGGAACTCGGTGCCCAGTTCATCTTTAGTGCCGGGTGGGAGCGACCTCAGTGGTTCAAGTCCAACATTGCCTTGCTGGAAGCGTACGACGTGCCGCCGCGCCATGGCTGGGAAGCGAAGCACTGGTCGCCCATTCAAGGCGCTGAGCATTTAGCAACGCGGGAAAAGGTGGCAATGTACGACCTCACGCCCTTCGCCAAATTTGAAGTGACGGGGCCGGGGGTCGTAGCTTATCTGCAATCCCTCTGCGCCAACGATGTCGATAAGCCCATCGGCAAAGTCATCTACACCGCCATGCTGGACGAGAACGGCGGCATCATGTGTGACCTGACGGTGAGCCGTCTGGGCGAGGAGAAATACTGGGTCGTCACGGGCGGTTCCGTTCACGGGCATGACCTGGCGTGGATGCAGGCGCATTTGCCTACCGACGGTTCAGTGCGCATCATCGATGTGTCGTCGAGCTACTGCTGTGTGGGCCTTTGGGGGCCAAAAGCGCCAGCAGTGTTGCAAGCGGTGACGCAAACGGACGTGTCGAAGCCGCAGTTCAAGTTCTTCACCAACCAGCAGCTCCGCATCGGCAACATTCCGGTGCTGGCCTCGCGGGTGTCCTACGTTGGTGAAGAAGGCTGGGAAATTTATGCGCCAACGGAGTGTGGGCTGAAGCTGTGGGATACCCTCTGGGCCGCCGGGCAGGAGCACGGCATCATTGCGGCGGGGCTGGCCGCCTTCGAAACGCTGCGATTGGAGAAGGGGTTCCTGTTGTGGGGCACCGACATCCACACCGAGTACGACCCTTACGAAGCGGGATTGGGTTTTGCGGTGAAACCGAACAAGGGGGATTTCATCGGGAAAGAAGCCTTGCTGCAACGGAAGGAATACGCCAGCCGCAAGCTGTGCTTCCTGACGCTAGATGATCCGACAGCGGTGGTGATGGGCAAGGAGCCCGCGATCGCCGATGGCAAGGTGCTGGGCTATGCCAACAGCGCGGGCTACGGCTACAGTTTGGGGCGCTGTGTGGTGTACGCCTATTTGCCGTTGGGATATGCCCAACCCGGCACAAAGGTTTCGGTGGAGTATTTCGGTCAATCTTTCGCCGCCACGGTGGTGGACAAGCTGTTGTAA